A DNA window from Vagococcus penaei contains the following coding sequences:
- a CDS encoding chloride channel protein: MGVGIGILEVFFGKGLLLVSEWRAEYFLYLIGFLPFAGLVIELLYSRYGSRSRQGMSLMFDVNFGTQETIPLRLIPIIIVSTWMTHLFGGSAGREGVAIQIGGTLSHWLGSKVLGKRIKEYRLGQIILVTGMAAGFASLFQTPIAAIFFALEIFVVGRIDYKSMLPATIASFTAAMMSNKLGLEKFSYVIIDIPDLTLVTGLKLIGIGILFGLVGFLFSLSLKYGKKWAGGLIANRYKRIFIGGLLIAALMIVLHQGRYSGLGSNLITAAVQQETIYSYDFLLKLGLTVLTLAVGFQGGEVTPLFAIGSSLGAILAPLFGLPIPFAVAIGYVGVFSSATNTFIAPIIIGCEVFGYELLPYFFIALCLAYACNFDTSIYGKQKSLFVINTETK; the protein is encoded by the coding sequence ATGGGCGTGGGGATTGGTATTTTAGAAGTTTTTTTTGGTAAAGGTTTACTTTTGGTCAGCGAATGGCGAGCGGAGTATTTTCTTTATTTAATTGGTTTTTTACCATTTGCGGGATTAGTGATTGAGTTGTTGTATAGTCGTTATGGTAGTCGTAGTCGACAAGGAATGAGTTTAATGTTTGATGTTAATTTTGGGACGCAAGAAACAATCCCATTACGCTTAATCCCAATCATCATCGTGAGTACATGGATGACACATCTCTTTGGTGGGAGTGCGGGACGTGAGGGTGTAGCGATTCAAATTGGTGGAACGTTATCTCATTGGTTAGGTAGTAAGGTACTAGGAAAACGAATTAAAGAGTATCGGTTAGGTCAAATTATTTTAGTGACAGGTATGGCAGCAGGATTTGCTAGTCTATTTCAAACGCCAATTGCGGCAATTTTTTTTGCATTAGAAATTTTCGTAGTTGGGCGTATCGATTATAAATCAATGCTACCAGCAACAATTGCTTCATTTACAGCGGCTATGATGTCAAATAAACTTGGGCTAGAAAAATTTAGTTATGTGATTATTGATATTCCAGATTTAACTTTAGTAACAGGTTTGAAACTTATTGGCATTGGTATTTTATTTGGATTAGTCGGCTTTTTATTTAGTTTAAGTTTAAAGTATGGAAAAAAATGGGCTGGGGGACTAATAGCCAATCGTTACAAACGAATCTTTATTGGTGGATTACTGATTGCTGCTCTAATGATAGTCTTACATCAAGGTCGCTATTCGGGCTTAGGATCGAATCTAATTACAGCAGCTGTCCAACAAGAAACGATTTATTCTTATGATTTTCTATTGAAACTTGGTCTAACAGTCTTAACCCTCGCAGTCGGTTTTCAAGGTGGGGAAGTGACACCACTTTTTGCGATTGGTAGCTCATTAGGTGCTATACTTGCGCCATTATTCGGCTTACCTATTCCATTTGCAGTGGCTATTGGTTATGTTGGTGTCTTTAGTAGTGCGACGAACACGTTTATTGCACCAATTATTATTGGCTGTGAAGTATTTGGGTATGAATTATTACCGTACTTCTTCATTGCGCTCTGTCTAGCTTATGCGTGCAATTTTGATACCTCAATTTACGGCAAACAAAAATCATTATTTGTGATAAATACTGAAACAAAATAA
- a CDS encoding amidohydrolase: MIHKKIHHYVEKKETMYHELSDHIWDLAETKFHEQESAQAIIAILIDEGFTVETHIGGIETAFVATYGTTGPQIGFLGEYDALPDLSQKSGSTQQEMNPESDSTSGHGCGHNLLGTASLAAAIATRDYAIEHNIDVVVKYFGCPAEEGGSGKTFMVRAHAFDGLDMALCWHPGTDNAIIGAPTLANIQAAFEFKGKSSHAANSPEMGRSALDAMELMNVGANYLREHVTPEARFHYAILDGGGLSPSVVQSHAKVLYLIRAPKVYQVKEIYDRICKIAEGASLMTETEVVVHFDKACSNYMPNKVYSEIMSKCMMEIGAPKFDQEDWDYAQKVYDNLTEDEKKFRMVPPIGPVEKKLIVENAGKPLADFVYPYNPMMANLIVPGSSDVGDVSWVVPTAQCLIATEVQHTSMHSWQWVANGKSGIAKKGMLQAAKVLAATAVTVLEHPSYIEEAKAELKAITDQTPYQNPIPEEVKPNSLDF; this comes from the coding sequence ATGATCCATAAAAAAATACACCATTATGTAGAAAAAAAAGAAACAATGTACCACGAACTAAGCGACCATATTTGGGATTTAGCCGAAACTAAATTTCATGAACAGGAATCTGCTCAAGCAATTATTGCCATTTTGATTGATGAAGGCTTTACTGTTGAGACCCACATTGGTGGTATTGAAACTGCCTTTGTCGCCACTTATGGTACAACTGGACCCCAAATCGGCTTCCTCGGTGAATACGATGCCTTACCCGATTTGTCACAAAAATCAGGCTCAACCCAACAAGAAATGAATCCCGAATCTGACTCAACAAGCGGACACGGTTGTGGTCACAATCTCTTAGGGACTGCCTCACTTGCCGCTGCTATCGCGACTCGTGACTACGCTATAGAGCACAATATTGATGTTGTGGTTAAGTACTTTGGCTGTCCAGCTGAAGAAGGTGGCTCAGGTAAAACCTTTATGGTGCGTGCTCACGCATTTGACGGCCTTGATATGGCACTCTGCTGGCATCCAGGAACAGATAATGCCATTATTGGTGCACCAACTCTAGCAAATATTCAAGCTGCGTTTGAATTCAAAGGAAAAAGTTCGCATGCTGCCAACTCACCAGAAATGGGCCGAAGCGCACTCGATGCTATGGAACTTATGAATGTTGGAGCGAACTATCTTCGTGAACACGTCACACCAGAAGCTCGTTTCCACTATGCGATTTTAGATGGCGGTGGCCTTTCTCCAAGTGTCGTGCAATCACATGCCAAAGTCCTCTACTTAATTCGAGCACCAAAAGTCTATCAAGTGAAAGAAATCTATGACCGCATTTGTAAAATTGCTGAAGGTGCTAGTCTAATGACCGAGACAGAAGTTGTCGTTCACTTTGATAAAGCTTGCTCCAACTATATGCCAAATAAAGTGTATTCTGAAATTATGTCAAAATGTATGATGGAAATCGGGGCACCTAAATTTGACCAAGAGGATTGGGATTATGCCCAAAAAGTCTATGATAACTTAACTGAAGATGAAAAAAAATTCCGTATGGTACCGCCAATTGGACCAGTCGAAAAGAAATTAATTGTCGAAAATGCGGGAAAACCGCTAGCTGATTTTGTCTATCCATACAACCCGATGATGGCAAACCTAATCGTCCCTGGCTCTTCTGATGTCGGTGATGTCAGTTGGGTCGTTCCTACTGCACAATGTTTAATTGCGACTGAAGTCCAACATACGTCAATGCACTCTTGGCAATGGGTAGCTAATGGTAAATCTGGTATTGCCAAAAAAGGCATGCTCCAAGCAGCAAAAGTCTTAGCTGCCACCGCAGTTACCGTATTAGAACACCCAAGTTATATAGAAGAAGCCAAAGCGGAATTAAAAGCTATTACTGACCAAACTCCTTATCAAAATCCAATTCCTGAAGAGGTTAAACCGAATAGTCTTGATTTTTAA
- a CDS encoding IS3 family transposase (programmed frameshift) produces the protein MLERKPRRTFTKEFKQQMVDLYQSGKPRIDIIRDYELTPSTFDRWVKQGTTTGSFKEKDNLTPEQKELIKLRKELKMLEMENDILKQAALIFGPKRQVIKANKHKYSISAMCRVLKISRQTYYYQEKKPLLESELEEIVEMIFRQNKKAYGARKIKKALSLEGIILSRRKIRRIMRHRNLVSVYTKAYFKVVSSNVNESKITNQLKRHFNSVMPLEKVVADLTYVKVGNRWHYVCLILDLFNREIIGFSCGASKDAELVKQAFYTIPYALTNIQLFHTDRGKEFDNQVIDTILNTFNIKRSLSRKGNPWDNAVAESTYKSFKAEFVYPNQFETLKELSMALYDYVHWWNHFRIHGALNYVTPLSIRAQRLAIASLEDESNCDTCEIAG, from the exons ATGTTAGAACGTAAACCAAGAAGAACTTTTACCAAAGAATTTAAACAACAAATGGTAGATCTTTACCAATCAGGAAAACCTAGAATAGATATTATTCGTGACTATGAGTTAACTCCTTCAACTTTTGATAGGTGGGTAAAACAAGGAACAACCACAGGTTCATTCAAAGAAAAAGATAATTTAACACCTGAACAAAAGGAATTAATCAAACTCAGAAAAGAACTTAAAATGCTTGAAATGGAAAATGATATTTTAAAGCAAGCGGCGCTGATATTCGGAC CGAAAAGGCAAGTAATTAAAGCCAACAAACATAAATATTCTATATCAGCGATGTGCCGAGTCCTTAAAATATCAAGACAAACTTACTATTATCAGGAAAAGAAGCCATTACTAGAAAGTGAACTAGAAGAAATTGTGGAAATGATTTTTCGCCAAAATAAAAAAGCTTATGGCGCTCGTAAAATAAAAAAAGCACTTAGTTTAGAAGGCATCATTCTCAGTAGAAGAAAAATTAGAAGGATTATGCGACACAGAAACCTCGTTTCTGTGTATACGAAAGCTTATTTTAAGGTGGTATCTTCTAATGTGAATGAGTCTAAAATAACCAATCAATTAAAACGTCATTTTAACTCCGTTATGCCATTAGAAAAAGTTGTCGCCGATTTAACTTATGTCAAGGTTGGCAATCGTTGGCACTATGTCTGTTTAATTCTTGATTTATTTAATCGAGAAATCATTGGATTTAGTTGTGGGGCATCAAAAGATGCCGAATTAGTTAAACAGGCATTTTATACGATTCCGTACGCCTTAACAAACATTCAGTTGTTTCATACTGATAGAGGAAAAGAATTTGATAACCAAGTGATTGATACCATACTAAATACATTTAATATCAAGCGATCGTTGAGTAGAAAAGGAAATCCCTGGGATAATGCCGTCGCCGAGTCAACTTATAAATCCTTTAAAGCAGAGTTCGTTTATCCCAATCAGTTTGAGACACTAAAAGAATTATCTATGGCTCTTTATGACTATGTTCATTGGTGGAATCATTTCAGAATACACGGAGCATTGAATTATGTCACTCCGCTTAGTATCAGAGCTCAGAGATTAGCGATAGCTTCCCTTGAGGATGAGTCAAACTGTGATACGTGTGAGATAGCGGGTTGA